One genomic window of Halorubrum hochsteinianum includes the following:
- a CDS encoding cobalt-precorrin-7 (C(5))-methyltransferase, which produces MTDEYDLDEGPDPTAYAAGRPEHSGGSESTATVHAVGIGPGNPEYLVPRAERAIQEADVVVGFETVVEFVRDRTDADCLTCGYRDEADALDAFADRVARGERGTAVLMGDPNHSGYQFVGKVERAVDDATDGSAAVRVVPGISSLQVAASRARTPMEDSTFVTLHKSGDLTEGIDRLRRDVGKRHLLVLPRPFDWMPGDVAADLLEHGGDPEADALVCERLTHDDERVTRTTLRDLAGHAGGDEPSDSPFSDLSVLVVRR; this is translated from the coding sequence GTGACGGACGAGTACGACCTCGACGAGGGGCCGGACCCGACGGCGTACGCCGCGGGGCGTCCGGAGCACAGCGGGGGAAGCGAGTCGACGGCGACCGTCCACGCCGTCGGCATCGGACCCGGAAACCCCGAGTACCTCGTCCCGCGGGCCGAGCGCGCGATCCAGGAGGCGGACGTCGTCGTCGGGTTCGAGACGGTCGTCGAGTTCGTCCGCGACCGCACCGACGCCGACTGTCTGACCTGCGGCTATCGCGACGAGGCGGACGCGCTCGACGCGTTCGCCGACCGCGTGGCCCGGGGAGAACGCGGAACGGCGGTCCTGATGGGCGACCCGAACCACTCCGGCTACCAGTTCGTCGGGAAGGTCGAACGCGCGGTCGACGACGCGACCGACGGGTCGGCCGCGGTGCGCGTCGTCCCGGGGATCTCCTCGCTACAGGTCGCGGCCAGTCGAGCGCGCACCCCGATGGAAGATTCGACGTTCGTCACGCTCCACAAGAGCGGCGACCTCACGGAGGGCATCGACCGGCTTCGCCGCGACGTCGGGAAGCGTCACCTGCTCGTGCTGCCTCGCCCCTTCGACTGGATGCCCGGCGACGTGGCCGCGGACCTGCTCGAACACGGCGGCGACCCGGAGGCGGACGCGCTCGTCTGCGAGCGACTCACCCACGACGACGAGCGGGTCACCCGAACGACGCTCCGCGACCTCGCCGGACACGCGGGCGGCGACGAGCCGAGCGACTCGCCGTTCTCCGATCTGTCCGTATTGGTTGTTCGACGGTAG
- a CDS encoding precorrin-8X methylmutase → MTTDGGEATDDEAATDGETADSGAATDGGETADSGETAAYADLGATTEDAMAIAETSMDRVHELVPQETPTDRLRAKAVHATGDPEFAHLMRFANDPVAAGAAAVLDERPIVTDITMVKSGVTGRGHDCEVRKAIGNGAELAAETGMTRTAASVLELDERGVYEDAIAVVGNAPTAALALADCIEQGTRPAVVVATPVGFVKAAESRKRVREVAEAHGVAAVTNVGRRGGSGVAAGLTNELVHAASDVRNGDTTLEALRGEGP, encoded by the coding sequence ATGACGACTGACGGGGGAGAGGCGACCGACGACGAAGCGGCGACTGACGGCGAGACGGCCGACTCCGGGGCGGCGACCGACGGCGGCGAGACGGCCGACTCCGGGGAGACCGCCGCGTACGCCGACCTCGGCGCGACGACCGAGGACGCGATGGCCATCGCCGAGACGAGCATGGACAGGGTCCACGAGCTCGTCCCGCAGGAGACGCCGACCGACCGCCTGCGCGCGAAGGCGGTCCACGCCACCGGCGACCCCGAGTTCGCGCACCTGATGCGGTTCGCGAACGACCCGGTCGCGGCCGGCGCGGCGGCCGTGCTCGACGAGCGACCGATCGTGACCGACATCACGATGGTCAAGTCGGGCGTCACGGGACGCGGCCACGACTGCGAGGTCAGGAAGGCGATCGGGAACGGCGCGGAGCTCGCCGCGGAGACCGGGATGACCCGCACCGCGGCGAGCGTGCTCGAACTCGACGAGCGCGGCGTCTACGAGGACGCGATAGCCGTCGTCGGGAACGCGCCGACCGCCGCGCTCGCGCTCGCCGACTGTATCGAGCAGGGGACCCGGCCGGCGGTCGTCGTCGCGACGCCGGTCGGATTCGTGAAGGCTGCCGAGAGCCGGAAGCGGGTGCGCGAGGTCGCCGAGGCGCACGGCGTCGCCGCGGTCACGAACGTCGGTCGGCGCGGCGGGTCCGGGGTGGCTGCCGGCCTCACCAACGAACTCGTTCACGCCGCAAGCGACGTGCGAAACGGCGACACGACGCTCGAAGCACTCCGAGGTGAGGGCCCGTGA
- the cobN gene encoding cobaltochelatase subunit CobN — MTKIGLYTATENELGAVQTAAERLTGIDLVVRSDGDLDEQRDAAEFVDEIRDATAVVLWLHGGKDSMPAYEFAVDELRDAGVPVVVKATGDAFAPEDTTVATGDRATVCEYLDCGGAVNIANGIRFLAREYGDGDVASDGDGVAGGIDDPIELPTEGVYHPDHPGADYEELIADFDADAPTVGVWFYESHWTHENVRYVDAQVRRLEALGANALPVFCNPVSDEAEQEDAKWTAEHYFTDDRGEPVVDAVLSSFMFSLSMSERGRDAADEGADAEGVFLDDLGVPVIQTVTTMRSRSRYESSDTGVMGFELALSVALPEFDGNVITHPISGKERTEDAAGIGSAPKQHFPIEDRVDHAARLAVNWAELRHVPNDEKNVAVVLHNYPPSDDGIGTAFGLDSPESTVNLLEELDGRGYDLGSGGDGDATGSGPVVDGGELIDVLTGQLTLDDRWVAPGDVRERSVDTVSPSRYAEWFDAKSDRFRDGVLDEWGDPPDRSFAIPGVEFGNVLVTVQPPRGFGMDPEKVYHDSDLWPPHDYVAFYGWLRNEFDADAVVHLGTHGSLEWLPGKTVGLGSGSAPDGLIDDLPNVYPYIVNNPGEGTQAKRRSYAAVVDYLTPVMRRAGSYDELAELEDLARRYREAGGTEVRTDEGARLGELIREAVDDLDLAVELGVAGEVDERAEVRGPDEAGSTLADGAVEGDEVPVEELVERIHAYLTDVKNTQIRLGLHTMGEPPVDDRLVEYLVALTRLENPGGPSLRESVAGVLGVDYDRMLDAPGEYDETLGMTYGEAADEVYETSRELVRALAAHGFDVPESESDAGAGDETTINLLIVDIDPLGDARVRGGAHDDLRDALRFIAEEAAPRVRGAEAEIPRTADALAGEYVPPGGSGAPTRGGVDLLPTGRNFYTLDPRKVPAKAAWEVGSEIAADTLARHRDEEGEYPEEIGVVAWGTPTVRTRGETIAQVLAMMGVEPVWTDAGRIDDVEPIPLDELGRPRVDATTRVSGLFRDAFPQAASVIHDAVDAVVDLDEPHEMNYVKKHVEEETEELVAEGHDDPEAAAKHRVFTTRPGGYGAGTNKAVDEGNWDDAADLADVYVQWGGYALGSRGTASAAHDAFERRLGNVEATVKIEDTMEQDEFDSSDWYAFHGGFITAVTEVAGEEPASYVGDSSDPDNVDVYTNEEKVRKAMRARVLNPDWLDSMEEHGYKGAGDLSKTVDVALGWDATTGVVSDRLWRDVAEKYALDDDQADWMRDVNPWALESITDTLLEAVERGLWDADEETVRELRDRNLSVDGDIEERASRDPTEVTADDD; from the coding sequence GTGACAAAAATCGGCCTCTACACGGCGACGGAGAACGAGCTGGGGGCGGTCCAGACGGCCGCGGAACGGCTGACGGGGATCGACCTCGTCGTTCGGTCCGACGGCGACCTCGACGAGCAGCGCGACGCGGCGGAGTTCGTCGACGAGATCCGGGACGCGACCGCGGTCGTCCTCTGGCTCCACGGCGGAAAGGACAGCATGCCGGCGTACGAGTTCGCGGTCGACGAACTCCGGGACGCCGGCGTGCCGGTCGTCGTGAAAGCGACGGGCGACGCGTTCGCGCCGGAAGACACCACCGTCGCGACGGGCGACCGAGCGACGGTCTGCGAGTACCTCGACTGCGGCGGGGCGGTCAACATCGCGAACGGGATCCGGTTCCTCGCTCGGGAGTACGGCGACGGCGATGTCGCGAGCGACGGAGACGGGGTCGCGGGCGGGATCGACGACCCGATCGAACTCCCGACGGAGGGCGTCTACCACCCTGATCACCCCGGCGCGGACTACGAGGAGCTGATCGCGGACTTTGACGCGGACGCGCCGACGGTCGGCGTCTGGTTCTACGAGTCGCACTGGACCCACGAGAACGTCCGGTACGTCGACGCGCAGGTCCGCCGGCTGGAGGCGCTCGGGGCGAACGCGCTCCCCGTGTTCTGTAACCCCGTCAGCGACGAGGCGGAGCAGGAGGACGCGAAGTGGACGGCCGAGCACTACTTCACCGACGACCGCGGCGAGCCGGTCGTCGACGCCGTCCTCTCGTCGTTCATGTTCTCGCTGTCGATGAGCGAGCGCGGTCGCGACGCCGCGGACGAGGGGGCGGACGCGGAGGGCGTGTTCCTCGACGACCTCGGCGTCCCGGTGATACAGACGGTGACGACGATGCGCTCGCGCTCCCGGTACGAGTCGAGCGACACCGGCGTGATGGGGTTCGAGCTCGCGCTCTCCGTCGCGCTCCCCGAGTTCGACGGCAACGTGATCACGCACCCGATCTCGGGGAAAGAGCGGACCGAGGACGCCGCGGGCATCGGCTCCGCCCCCAAGCAGCACTTCCCGATCGAGGACCGCGTCGACCACGCCGCGCGGCTCGCGGTCAACTGGGCGGAGCTTCGGCACGTGCCGAACGACGAGAAGAACGTCGCGGTCGTGTTGCACAACTACCCGCCGAGCGACGACGGGATCGGGACCGCGTTCGGCCTCGACTCGCCCGAGTCGACGGTGAACCTGTTGGAGGAACTCGACGGTCGCGGCTACGACCTCGGCTCGGGGGGCGACGGCGACGCGACAGGCTCCGGCCCGGTGGTCGATGGGGGGGAGCTCATCGACGTTCTCACCGGTCAGCTCACGCTCGACGACCGGTGGGTCGCGCCCGGCGACGTGCGCGAGCGCAGCGTCGACACGGTGTCGCCGTCGCGGTACGCCGAGTGGTTCGACGCGAAGAGCGACCGGTTCCGCGACGGCGTCCTCGACGAGTGGGGCGACCCGCCCGACCGCTCGTTCGCGATCCCCGGCGTCGAGTTCGGCAACGTCCTCGTCACCGTCCAGCCCCCGCGCGGGTTCGGGATGGACCCGGAGAAGGTGTACCACGACTCCGACCTGTGGCCGCCGCACGACTACGTCGCCTTCTACGGCTGGCTCCGAAACGAGTTCGACGCCGACGCCGTCGTCCACCTCGGCACGCACGGCTCGCTGGAGTGGCTGCCGGGCAAGACGGTCGGGCTCGGGTCCGGGTCGGCCCCGGACGGCCTGATCGACGACCTCCCGAATGTCTACCCGTACATCGTCAACAACCCGGGCGAGGGGACGCAGGCGAAGCGCCGCTCGTACGCCGCCGTCGTGGACTACCTGACGCCGGTGATGCGACGCGCCGGCAGCTACGACGAGCTTGCCGAGCTGGAGGACCTCGCCCGCCGCTACCGCGAGGCGGGCGGCACCGAAGTTCGCACCGACGAGGGGGCCCGGCTCGGCGAGCTCATCCGCGAGGCGGTCGACGACCTCGACCTCGCCGTCGAGCTCGGGGTCGCCGGCGAGGTCGACGAGCGGGCCGAGGTCCGGGGCCCCGACGAGGCCGGCTCGACGCTCGCGGACGGCGCGGTCGAGGGCGACGAAGTCCCCGTCGAGGAGCTCGTCGAGCGGATCCACGCGTACCTGACCGACGTGAAGAACACCCAGATCCGGTTGGGGCTCCACACGATGGGCGAGCCGCCGGTCGACGACCGCCTCGTCGAGTACCTCGTCGCGCTCACCCGGCTGGAGAACCCGGGCGGGCCGAGCCTCCGCGAGTCGGTCGCCGGCGTGCTCGGCGTCGACTACGACCGGATGCTCGACGCGCCGGGCGAGTACGACGAGACGCTGGGGATGACCTACGGGGAGGCCGCCGACGAGGTGTACGAGACGAGCAGGGAGCTCGTCCGGGCGCTGGCCGCCCACGGCTTCGACGTGCCCGAGTCGGAGTCGGACGCCGGGGCGGGCGACGAGACGACGATCAACCTGCTGATCGTCGACATCGACCCGCTCGGCGACGCCCGCGTCCGCGGGGGGGCCCACGACGACCTCCGGGACGCGCTGCGGTTCATCGCCGAGGAGGCCGCGCCCCGGGTTCGCGGTGCGGAGGCGGAGATCCCGCGCACGGCCGACGCGCTGGCCGGCGAGTACGTCCCGCCGGGGGGCTCCGGCGCGCCCACCCGCGGCGGCGTCGACCTGCTCCCGACCGGGCGGAACTTCTACACCCTCGACCCGCGGAAGGTGCCCGCGAAGGCCGCGTGGGAGGTCGGCAGCGAGATCGCCGCCGACACGCTCGCCCGGCACCGCGACGAGGAGGGCGAGTACCCCGAGGAGATCGGCGTCGTCGCGTGGGGGACGCCGACCGTCCGGACCCGCGGCGAGACGATCGCGCAGGTCCTCGCCATGATGGGAGTCGAACCGGTCTGGACCGACGCGGGGCGGATCGACGACGTGGAGCCGATCCCGCTCGACGAGCTCGGCCGTCCCCGCGTCGACGCCACGACCCGCGTCTCCGGCCTGTTCAGGGACGCGTTCCCGCAGGCCGCGAGCGTGATCCACGACGCCGTCGACGCGGTGGTCGACCTCGACGAGCCGCACGAGATGAACTACGTCAAAAAGCACGTCGAGGAGGAGACGGAGGAACTGGTGGCCGAAGGGCACGACGACCCCGAGGCGGCCGCGAAACACCGCGTGTTCACGACACGCCCCGGCGGCTACGGCGCGGGGACGAACAAGGCCGTCGACGAGGGGAACTGGGACGACGCCGCGGACCTGGCGGACGTGTACGTCCAGTGGGGCGGCTACGCCCTCGGCTCCCGCGGCACCGCCTCGGCGGCGCACGACGCGTTCGAGCGTCGGCTCGGCAACGTCGAGGCGACGGTGAAGATCGAGGACACGATGGAACAGGACGAGTTCGACTCCTCCGACTGGTACGCGTTCCACGGCGGGTTCATCACCGCCGTCACCGAGGTGGCGGGCGAGGAGCCGGCGTCGTACGTGGGCGACTCCTCCGACCCCGACAACGTCGACGTCTACACGAACGAGGAGAAGGTCCGGAAGGCGATGCGGGCGCGGGTCCTCAACCCCGACTGGCTCGACTCGATGGAGGAGCACGGCTACAAGGGGGCCGGCGACCTCTCGAAGACGGTCGACGTGGCGCTCGGGTGGGACGCGACGACCGGCGTCGTCTCCGACCGCCTCTGGCGGGACGTCGCCGAGAAGTACGCCCTCGACGACGACCAGGCCGACTGGATGCGGGACGTCAACCCGTGGGCGCTGGAGTCGATCACGGACACGCTCCTCGAAGCCGTCGAGCGCGGGCTCTGGGACGCCGACGAGGAGACGGTCCGCGAGCTTCGGGACCGCAACCTCAGCGTCGACGGCGACATCGAGGAGCGCGCCTCTCGCGACCCGACGGAGGTGACCGCCGATGACGACTGA
- a CDS encoding VWA domain-containing protein, producing MVDLGTKKKVSTPLPAVVGQADLKRVLLALAVEPSLSGALLRGEKGTAKSTSVRALADLLPERAVVADCPYGCPPPDATGGPDGPPESDRCASCRDREDPPVETRPAPLVTLPLGATRDRVVGTLSVADALDGDAEFDPGLLARANRGVLYVDEVNLLPDHLIDVLLDAAATGTNRVERDGVSVTHPADFTLIGTMNPEEGELRPQLRDRFDLCVDVAGSDDIDERVEILNRVVDDGDGRDLREEYAAETAALRERVREARARRPAIPEGFKRDVVELCRGAGVDGHRADFAVARAARAFAALDGRPKVIESDVADAAEYALNHRLQSRPFDEAADPEEVVDEHFGDDAAEGDSDPESDLDPEGDADPQGDGDEGNTGSSNPDGSDPDGESGSEGGSIGGERRSDAGDEGGSDEPDPDGSDRDPSGGRGGSDSRSTGDAEPPTDDAATADRAEGGQDDGGDTDGEDEAAPIPPGGARAGVADATAPEVPAPENTGDAAGDGDGRHAAAPSPEGRGPMVRADRASGSGPVDPAATVRAAVRNGRSRPTETDLRRAVRADDAETLTVFVADASASMAPAMRAAKGVALELLRDAYTERDEVALVSFGGDGAEVLLPPTTSVSLAARQLKELPTADRTPLPDGLRKAATLVEREAPAAATVVLVSDGRANVANGSPTAATRRAAQRVAETDASVLVVDAGESRAGVLDIVCEATDASRTPLASLSPESVLEDHSGFRGA from the coding sequence ATGGTTGATTTGGGAACAAAGAAAAAAGTTTCCACCCCCTTGCCGGCGGTCGTCGGGCAGGCGGATCTCAAACGGGTGCTCCTGGCGCTGGCGGTCGAACCGAGCCTCAGCGGGGCCCTTCTCAGGGGAGAGAAGGGGACCGCCAAGTCGACGTCCGTCAGGGCGCTCGCGGACCTGTTGCCCGAACGGGCGGTCGTCGCCGACTGCCCGTACGGCTGTCCGCCGCCGGACGCGACCGGGGGCCCGGACGGCCCTCCCGAGAGCGACCGGTGCGCGTCGTGCCGCGACCGAGAGGACCCGCCGGTGGAGACGAGACCGGCCCCGCTCGTGACGCTCCCGCTCGGTGCGACCCGGGACCGGGTGGTCGGGACGCTCTCCGTCGCCGACGCGCTCGACGGCGACGCCGAGTTCGACCCGGGGCTGCTCGCCCGCGCCAACCGCGGCGTCCTCTACGTCGACGAGGTCAATCTGCTTCCGGACCACCTGATCGACGTGCTGCTGGACGCCGCCGCGACGGGGACGAACCGAGTGGAGCGCGACGGCGTCAGCGTCACGCACCCGGCCGACTTCACGCTGATCGGGACGATGAACCCGGAGGAGGGAGAGCTTCGACCGCAGCTGCGCGACCGCTTCGACCTCTGCGTCGACGTCGCGGGGAGCGACGACATCGACGAGCGCGTCGAGATCCTGAACCGCGTCGTCGACGACGGCGACGGGCGTGACCTCCGCGAGGAGTACGCGGCGGAGACCGCGGCCCTCCGCGAGCGCGTTCGCGAGGCGCGGGCCCGCCGCCCCGCGATTCCCGAGGGGTTCAAACGCGACGTCGTCGAGCTCTGCCGCGGCGCGGGCGTCGACGGCCACCGCGCCGACTTCGCCGTCGCCCGGGCCGCCCGGGCGTTCGCCGCCCTCGACGGGCGACCGAAGGTCATCGAGTCGGACGTGGCGGACGCCGCCGAGTACGCGCTGAACCATCGGTTACAGAGTCGCCCGTTCGACGAGGCGGCCGATCCGGAGGAAGTGGTCGACGAACACTTCGGGGACGACGCCGCCGAGGGCGACTCCGATCCGGAGAGCGACCTCGACCCGGAGGGCGACGCCGACCCGCAGGGAGACGGTGACGAGGGGAATACCGGGAGTTCCAATCCGGACGGGAGCGACCCAGACGGGGAGTCCGGATCCGAGGGAGGATCGATCGGCGGAGAGCGTCGCTCCGACGCGGGCGACGAGGGAGGCTCCGACGAGCCCGATCCCGACGGGTCCGACCGCGATCCGTCCGGCGGTCGTGGCGGCTCCGACTCGCGGAGCACCGGCGACGCGGAACCGCCGACGGACGACGCGGCGACCGCCGACCGCGCCGAGGGGGGACAGGACGACGGTGGCGACACCGACGGCGAGGACGAGGCCGCACCGATCCCCCCCGGCGGCGCTCGCGCGGGAGTCGCCGACGCGACGGCCCCGGAGGTTCCGGCCCCCGAGAACACCGGTGACGCGGCCGGCGACGGCGACGGCCGACACGCGGCGGCACCCTCTCCCGAGGGTCGGGGACCGATGGTGCGGGCGGATCGCGCGTCGGGGTCGGGACCCGTGGACCCGGCCGCGACCGTCCGGGCCGCGGTGCGGAACGGCCGGTCGCGACCGACGGAGACGGACCTCCGACGTGCGGTCCGAGCGGACGACGCGGAGACGCTCACGGTGTTCGTCGCGGACGCCAGCGCCTCGATGGCACCCGCGATGCGCGCCGCCAAGGGGGTGGCCCTGGAGCTGCTGCGCGACGCGTACACCGAGCGGGACGAGGTGGCGCTGGTCTCGTTCGGCGGCGACGGGGCCGAGGTGCTCCTCCCGCCGACGACGAGCGTCTCGCTGGCCGCGCGCCAGTTGAAAGAGCTCCCGACGGCGGACCGGACGCCGCTCCCGGACGGGCTCCGCAAGGCCGCGACGCTCGTCGAGCGCGAAGCGCCGGCCGCGGCGACGGTCGTGCTCGTCTCCGACGGCCGCGCGAACGTCGCGAACGGGAGCCCGACGGCCGCGACCCGACGAGCGGCCCAACGGGTCGCGGAGACGGACGCGTCCGTTCTCGTCGTCGACGCGGGCGAGTCCAGGGCCGGCGTCCTCGACATCGTGTGCGAGGCGACGGACGCGAGCCGGACCCCGCTCGCCTCGCTGTCGCCGGAATCGGTGCTCGAAGACCACTCGGGTTTCCGCGGAGCGTAA
- a CDS encoding CbtB domain-containing protein: MSTNTDTVADRFVTAGAQIDPLTALTALALVAALGFTLLFLQDPLAHDALHDFRHGAGIVCH, from the coding sequence ATGTCGACGAACACCGACACCGTCGCAGACCGGTTCGTCACGGCCGGGGCACAGATCGATCCGCTGACCGCGCTCACCGCGCTGGCGCTCGTCGCGGCGCTGGGCTTCACGCTCCTGTTCCTCCAGGACCCGCTCGCTCACGACGCGTTACACGACTTCAGACACGGGGCCGGCATCGTCTGCCACTGA
- a CDS encoding CbtA family protein, with protein MIDRLRSGVAAGALAGLAYGLFTWLVASPLVHHLEHLASHGGDHGHDAAPAVGETATAVVSAGGGVLWGILLGAAFGVAYHLFEPALPGGALKPYVLAGTGFLTVSVAPWTVLPPATPGMEPLYGTSLRVPLYLGLIVLGGLVAATSVLGYVRASRARGRGAGILVASLPLAALGLLSVVAPPTLAGGGAPAELSAAFRWLVGFSQAGLWTLIAVAFSRFDRRVGRRVAGSPTATARGAD; from the coding sequence ATGATCGACCGACTCCGATCCGGCGTCGCCGCCGGAGCCCTCGCCGGGCTCGCGTACGGCCTGTTCACGTGGCTGGTCGCCTCGCCGCTCGTTCACCACTTGGAGCACCTCGCGTCCCACGGCGGCGACCACGGACACGACGCGGCACCCGCCGTGGGCGAGACCGCGACGGCGGTCGTCAGCGCCGGCGGCGGCGTCCTGTGGGGCATCCTGTTGGGGGCCGCGTTCGGCGTCGCGTATCACCTGTTCGAGCCGGCGCTCCCCGGCGGAGCGCTGAAACCGTACGTCCTCGCGGGGACCGGATTCCTGACGGTCTCGGTCGCCCCGTGGACCGTTCTCCCGCCGGCCACGCCGGGCATGGAACCGCTGTACGGGACGTCGCTCCGCGTTCCGCTCTACCTCGGTCTGATTGTTCTCGGCGGTCTCGTCGCGGCGACGAGCGTCCTCGGGTACGTCCGCGCGAGCCGGGCCCGCGGTCGGGGTGCCGGAATTCTCGTCGCGTCGCTTCCGCTGGCGGCGCTCGGGCTGCTCTCGGTCGTCGCTCCGCCGACGCTGGCCGGCGGGGGCGCTCCCGCCGAGCTGTCGGCCGCGTTCCGGTGGCTCGTCGGGTTCTCGCAGGCCGGGCTCTGGACGCTGATCGCCGTCGCCTTCTCGCGTTTCGACCGACGCGTCGGTCGGCGCGTCGCGGGCTCGCCGACCGCGACCGCGAGGGGAGCGGACTGA
- a CDS encoding (2Fe-2S) ferredoxin domain-containing protein → MERRTERMHERGVSATVLVCTNERTEHAACAAVDGGAVADAVRDWLRERDRYWSEVAVAETSCLGMCSEEGVAVVVQPRDEWFAAVTVEDVPTLMAETVGTADAAAGESATTG, encoded by the coding sequence ATGGAGCGACGGACGGAGCGGATGCACGAGCGCGGAGTGAGCGCGACCGTCCTCGTCTGTACCAACGAGCGGACCGAGCACGCCGCCTGCGCCGCCGTCGACGGCGGCGCGGTCGCCGACGCCGTCCGCGACTGGCTCCGCGAGCGCGACCGCTACTGGTCGGAGGTCGCCGTGGCGGAGACGTCCTGCCTCGGGATGTGTAGCGAGGAGGGCGTCGCCGTCGTCGTCCAACCGCGAGACGAGTGGTTCGCGGCGGTAACGGTGGAGGACGTGCCGACGCTCATGGCCGAGACGGTCGGTACCGCCGACGCCGCCGCGGGGGAGTCGGCGACGACCGGCTGA
- a CDS encoding MarR family transcriptional regulator, translating into MGDAAEGGSPDVLENKRSATRYQVLVEIAARQPAVSQGEIAETIGVTSQAVSDYVRDLVEAGYVEKGGRGRYEVTKEGVDWLISRTDDLETYLERVNSDVLGSVEVDAAIALDDVAEGREVGLVMRDGVLHANPAGGTATAVTVTSAEKGEAVGIADFEGVVDYDTGTVSVLPVPTVTDDDRPDPDVISAHVPDEGLVAVAGTEAYALVSRSGVDPDIRFGTAEGVAEAGMLGLDVLLVAVTDEIPRHTSKLRDSNVPHRVLDSDAF; encoded by the coding sequence ATGGGTGACGCAGCGGAGGGCGGATCGCCGGACGTCCTCGAAAACAAGCGGAGCGCGACGCGCTATCAGGTGCTCGTGGAGATCGCGGCCCGCCAGCCGGCGGTGAGTCAGGGTGAGATCGCGGAGACGATCGGGGTGACCTCGCAGGCGGTCAGCGATTACGTCCGGGACCTAGTCGAGGCCGGCTACGTGGAGAAGGGCGGCCGCGGCCGGTACGAGGTCACCAAGGAGGGGGTCGACTGGCTCATCTCCCGGACCGACGACCTCGAGACCTACCTCGAACGGGTGAACTCCGACGTCCTCGGGAGCGTCGAGGTCGACGCCGCGATCGCGCTGGACGACGTGGCGGAGGGGAGAGAGGTCGGACTCGTGATGCGGGACGGCGTCCTCCACGCCAACCCCGCGGGCGGAACCGCGACCGCGGTCACGGTCACGAGCGCGGAGAAGGGCGAGGCCGTCGGCATCGCCGACTTCGAGGGCGTCGTCGACTACGACACCGGAACCGTCTCCGTGTTGCCCGTCCCGACCGTCACCGACGACGACCGCCCGGACCCGGACGTGATCTCGGCCCACGTCCCGGACGAGGGGCTCGTCGCGGTCGCCGGGACGGAGGCGTACGCGCTCGTCTCTCGGAGCGGCGTCGACCCGGACATCAGGTTCGGGACCGCGGAGGGCGTCGCCGAGGCGGGGATGCTCGGTCTCGACGTGCTCTTGGTCGCGGTGACGGACGAGATTCCGCGACACACCTCGAAGCTCCGGGACAGCAACGTGCCCCACCGGGTGCTCGACTCGGACGCGTTCTAG
- the cbiT gene encoding precorrin-6Y C5,15-methyltransferase (decarboxylating) subunit CbiT: MQATKLPNDAKAGPTKPEVRAVLARKLALGPDDHFVEVGSCTGAVTVEAARRAGRVTALERKADRLETTRSNLAVNEYDADVRLVNAEAPDRLPDDGDVVFLGGSRNYERVLDAALAAGYDRIVMNVSRLEVAGEAARAFRDRDLLDEALCLQMATGYDLAGATSFDADNPVYMLVGEPGSGGESGDGE; encoded by the coding sequence ATGCAGGCGACAAAACTCCCGAACGACGCGAAAGCGGGCCCGACCAAGCCGGAGGTCCGCGCGGTGTTGGCGCGGAAGCTCGCGCTCGGACCCGACGACCACTTCGTCGAGGTCGGCTCCTGTACCGGCGCGGTGACGGTCGAGGCCGCTCGCCGCGCGGGCCGGGTGACGGCGCTCGAACGGAAGGCGGACCGGCTCGAAACCACCCGGTCGAACCTCGCCGTGAACGAGTACGACGCCGACGTGCGGCTCGTCAACGCCGAGGCACCGGACCGGCTCCCGGACGACGGTGACGTCGTCTTCCTCGGCGGGTCGCGGAACTACGAGCGCGTCCTCGACGCCGCCCTCGCGGCCGGCTACGACCGGATCGTCATGAACGTGTCCCGCCTCGAGGTCGCGGGGGAAGCGGCCCGGGCCTTCCGCGACCGCGACCTCCTCGACGAGGCGCTGTGCCTCCAGATGGCGACCGGCTACGACCTCGCGGGCGCGACGAGCTTCGACGCCGACAATCCGGTGTACATGCTCGTCGGCGAGCCGGGGTCGGGCGGCGAATCGGGTGACGGCGAATGA